From Quercus lobata isolate SW786 chromosome 1, ValleyOak3.0 Primary Assembly, whole genome shotgun sequence, one genomic window encodes:
- the LOC115983987 gene encoding cytochrome P450 714C2-like, with amino-acid sequence MELQFDAKTVISLAVLGFIGLLLRLYNGLVVKPKRLRSMLSKQGIDGPAPTLLLGNIREIKKAQSTSVKTPTSEAPVSHNCGAVLFPFFDQWRKQYGQVFVFSLGNTQILLVTQPDMVREISTCTSLDLGKPSYQHKDRGPLLGQGILTSNGAVWAHQRKILAPELYMEKVKGMMNLITESTITVIDSWKSRIETQGGTADIKIDEYMRSFSGDVISRACFGSNYSKGEEIFVKLRTLQEAMSKRSLATGIPGMSYLPTKNNREAWALEKEVRNLILDVVKERQNGTCNDKDLLQTVLEGAKNSDLSQEATNRFIVDNCKNIYLAGFETTAVSATWCLMLLASNQEWQDRVRTEVLSICGDAIPDADMLRKMKQLTMVIHESLRLYPPVSVVSREALKDMKFGDINVPKGVNLWTMVLTLHTDPDVWGPDAYKFNPERFANGITGSCKLPHFYMPFGVGPRVCLGQNLAMVELKILIALILSNFTFSLSPKYTHAPALRLVIEPEHGVDILVRKL; translated from the exons ATGGAGCTACAATTTGATGCAAAGACAGTCATTTCCCTTGCAGTGCTTGGTTTCATTGGATTGTTACTACGCTTGTATAATGGGTTGGTGGTGAAGCCAAAGAGACTTCGATCTATGCTAAGCAAACAAGGCATCGATGGACCAGCACCAACTTTACTGCTCGGAAATATTAGGGAGATAAAGAAGGCTCAATCCACCTCAGTAAAGACTCCCACCAGTGAAGCCCCTGTTTCCCACAACTGTGGTGCTGTTCTCTTCCCCTTCTTTGACCAATGGAGGAAGCAATATG GTCAAGTATTTGTGTTTTCTCTTGGGAACACACAAATCTTACTCGTGACCCAACCTGACATGGTGAGAGAGATATCCACATGTACATCCTTGGACTTGGGAAAGCCTTCATATCAACACAAAGATCGTGGTCCATTGCTTGGACAGGGCATTTTGACTTCAAATGGGGCTGTTTGGGCACACCAAAGGAAAATACTTGCACCTGAATTATACATGGAGAAGGTTAAG GGAATGATGAACTTAATTACCGAGTCGACGATCACAGTGATAGACTCATGGAAGAGTAGGATTGAGACACAGGGTGGAACTGCAGACATAAAAATCGATGAGTATATGAGAAGTTTCTCTGGAGATGTTATCTCAAGAGCCTGTTTTGGCAGCAACTATTCCAAAGGGGAAGAGATTTTCGTGAAACTAAGAACTCTCCAGGAGGCCATGTCTAAGAGAAGCTTAGCAACTGGGATCCCTGGGATGAG TTATCTCCCCACAAAGAACAATAGGGAAGCATGGGCGTTAGAAAAGGAGGTCCGCAATTTGATACTAGATGTAGTGAAGGAGAGACAAAATGGTACTTGTAATGACAAGGATTTATTGCAAACGGTTCTGGAGGGTGCAAAAAATAGTGATCTGAGCCAGGAGGCAACAAACCGCTTCATTGTTGACAACTGCAAGAACATCTATTTGGCTGGGTTTGAGACCACTGCAGTTTCTGCTACATGGTGCCTCATGTTGTTGGCATCAAATCAAGAATGGCAAGACCGTGTCCGTACTGAGGTTCTCAGTATCTGTGGGGATGCTATTCCAGATGCTGATATGCTTCGTAAGATGAAACAG CTAACAATGGTGATTCACGAATCATTGCGCCTTTATCCCCCAGTAAGTGTGGTGTCAAGGGAGGCCTTAAAGGACATGAAATTTGGGGACATTAATGTTCCGAAGGGTGTCAACCTTTGGACCATGGTGCTGACATTGCATACTGATCCAGACGTATGGGGACCAGATGCTTACAAGTTCAACCCAGAAAGATTTGCAAATGGAATTACAGGGTCATGCAAACTTCCACACTTCTATATGCCATTTGGAGTTGGGCCCCGAGTGTGTCTTGGACAGAACTTGGCCATGGTTGAACTCAAGATACTTATAGCTCTCATTTTGTCCAACTTCACCTTTTCCCTCTCTCCCAAATACACTCATGCACCTGCTCTTAGGTTGGTTATAGAACCTGAACATGGAGTAGATATCTTGGTGAGGAAGTTGTAA